One Paracoccus sp. TOH DNA segment encodes these proteins:
- a CDS encoding DUF2380 domain-containing protein, which translates to MRKPLLALSLLSLLSLLAPLPTLAEGLMIAPVKLLDTSHEARDQSADHDRRQALLASVLAEEMAGTPVAPGEVAAACPRETADCLVTLLRDQGGDRGLFVVVQKSSTLILQIFASLVDLKDERLILHKELNFRGDNDEAWRRAGRFLARQLREAG; encoded by the coding sequence ATGCGCAAGCCGCTTCTGGCCCTGTCGCTGCTTTCGCTGCTTTCGCTGCTTGCGCCGCTGCCGACGCTGGCCGAGGGGCTGATGATCGCGCCGGTGAAATTGCTCGACACCTCGCACGAGGCCCGGGACCAAAGCGCGGATCACGACCGCCGGCAGGCGCTGCTGGCCTCGGTGCTGGCCGAGGAGATGGCGGGCACGCCGGTCGCCCCCGGCGAGGTGGCCGCGGCATGCCCGCGCGAGACCGCGGATTGCCTGGTCACGCTGCTGCGCGACCAGGGCGGCGATCGCGGGCTGTTCGTGGTGGTGCAGAAATCCAGCACGCTGATCCTGCAGATCTTCGCCTCGCTGGTGGACCTGAAGGACGAGAGGCTGATCCTGCACAAGGAACTGAACTTCCGCGGCGACAATGATGAGGCGTGGCGCCGCGCCGGCCGGTTCCTGGCGCGTCAGCTGCGCGAGGCGGGCTAA
- a CDS encoding TfoX/Sxy family protein, with protein sequence MTDLTELPNIGPATARALVAAGVADARALRAMGAHAAYRALLLAGERPHFIGYYVLHMALQGRPWNDCRGEEKARLRRDFDALLAEMRRTGPAAIEAALREIGLVAPQP encoded by the coding sequence ATGACCGACCTGACCGAACTGCCGAATATCGGCCCCGCCACCGCCCGGGCGCTGGTCGCGGCCGGGGTCGCGGATGCGCGGGCGCTGCGGGCCATGGGCGCGCACGCGGCCTATCGCGCCCTGTTGCTGGCCGGGGAACGACCGCATTTCATCGGCTATTACGTCTTGCACATGGCGCTGCAGGGCCGGCCCTGGAACGATTGCCGGGGCGAGGAAAAGGCCCGGCTGCGCCGGGATTTCGACGCGCTGCTGGCCGAGATGCGCCGCACCGGCCCCGCCGCCATCGAGGCCGCCCTGCGCGAGATCGGCCTGGTTGCGCCTCAGCCTTAG
- the miaB gene encoding tRNA (N6-isopentenyl adenosine(37)-C2)-methylthiotransferase MiaB: MTDQANTPAAKKLFIKTYGCQMNVYDSQRMAEAMGAEGYVLTENQAEADMVLLNTCHIREKAAEKLYSDLGRLKPLKAERPDLKIGVAGCVAQAEGAEIQRRMPIVDLVVGPQAYHRLPAMARAGRGVDTEFPAEDKFEHLPKPAATRRAPAAFLTVQEGCDKFCAFCVVPYTRGAEVSRPVSRILSEARDLVARGVREITLLGQNVNGWHGEGPEGAEWGFGRLIRAIAEIDGLDRIRYTTSHPNDMSGDLIAAHRDEPKLMPYLHLPVQSGSDRILKAMNRKHTVDQYLRLIDRIREARPDIMLTSDFIVGFPGETEQDHRDTLSLVRAVNFGTAFSFKYSPRPGTPAYERPEIDGDTADARLHELQALLTSQQKAAQQGMVGRELGVLFEKPGRLPGQMVGKSDYLHAVFVEAPQAAVGDLVRVRITHSAPNSLAGELVA, from the coding sequence ATGACGGACCAAGCCAATACCCCGGCGGCGAAGAAGCTTTTCATCAAGACCTATGGCTGCCAGATGAACGTCTATGACAGCCAGCGCATGGCCGAGGCCATGGGCGCCGAGGGCTATGTCCTGACCGAGAACCAGGCCGAGGCGGACATGGTGCTGCTGAACACCTGCCATATTCGCGAAAAGGCCGCCGAGAAGCTGTATTCCGACCTCGGCCGGCTGAAGCCCTTGAAGGCCGAGCGGCCGGACCTGAAGATCGGCGTCGCCGGCTGCGTGGCCCAGGCCGAGGGCGCCGAGATCCAGCGCCGCATGCCCATCGTTGATCTGGTGGTCGGCCCGCAGGCTTATCACCGCCTGCCGGCCATGGCCCGCGCCGGGCGCGGCGTCGATACCGAATTCCCGGCCGAGGACAAGTTCGAGCACCTGCCGAAACCCGCCGCCACTCGCCGCGCCCCCGCCGCCTTCCTGACCGTGCAGGAGGGCTGCGACAAGTTCTGCGCCTTCTGCGTGGTGCCCTATACGCGCGGGGCCGAAGTCTCGCGCCCGGTGTCGCGCATCCTCTCCGAGGCGCGCGATCTCGTCGCCCGCGGCGTGCGCGAGATCACGCTGCTGGGCCAGAACGTCAATGGCTGGCACGGCGAGGGGCCCGAAGGGGCCGAATGGGGCTTCGGCCGGCTGATCCGGGCGATTGCGGAAATCGACGGGCTGGACCGCATCCGCTATACCACCAGCCACCCGAACGACATGTCGGGCGACCTGATCGCGGCGCATCGCGACGAGCCGAAGCTGATGCCCTATCTGCACCTGCCGGTGCAGTCGGGCAGCGACCGCATCCTCAAGGCGATGAACCGCAAGCATACGGTGGACCAGTATCTGCGGCTGATCGACCGCATCCGCGAGGCGCGGCCCGACATCATGCTGACCAGCGATTTCATCGTCGGCTTCCCCGGCGAGACCGAGCAGGACCACCGCGACACCTTGTCGCTGGTGCGGGCGGTGAATTTCGGCACCGCCTTCAGCTTCAAGTATTCGCCGCGCCCCGGCACCCCGGCCTATGAGCGGCCCGAGATCGACGGCGACACCGCCGATGCCCGCCTGCACGAGCTGCAGGCGCTGCTGACCAGCCAGCAGAAGGCGGCGCAGCAGGGCATGGTCGGGCGCGAGCTGGGCGTGCTGTTTGAGAAGCCCGGCCGGCTGCCCGGCCAGATGGTGGGCAAGTCGGACTATCTGCACGCGGTCTTCGTCGAGGCGCCGCAGGCCGCGGTCGGCGATCTGGTCCGGGTGCGCATCACCCACAGCGCCCCGAATTCGCTGGCGGGCGAGCTGGTGGCCTGA
- the alr gene encoding alanine racemase, with translation MGLVIDIPAIAANWKALAARAPGARAAAVVKADAYGLGAARVAPALYEAGARDFFVALAAEGRAIRPLLPEDARVFVLSGHMEGEDLAGLIPLLNSPEQFFRDRALRPRGPFGIQLDSGMNRLGFEPGEWAAVRAEALAAGPQLVMSHLACADEPDHPANAQQLAAFRAMTEGVTAPRSLAATGGILLGPDYHFDLVRPGIGLYGGEPFAEARPVVTLSLPVIQTREVKPGESVGYGYSWTAGRPARVATVAAGYADGLARALAREGRLRLWAGGRACPVIGRISMDLITVDVTDLPDVPPALEILNARQGVDDLAALAGTIGYEILTLLGRRYERRWL, from the coding sequence ATGGGACTCGTCATCGATATTCCGGCCATCGCGGCCAATTGGAAGGCGCTTGCGGCCAGGGCCCCCGGCGCGCGGGCGGCGGCGGTCGTCAAGGCCGATGCCTATGGTCTGGGCGCGGCGCGCGTCGCGCCCGCGCTCTACGAGGCGGGGGCGCGGGATTTCTTCGTCGCCCTGGCGGCCGAGGGGCGGGCGATCCGGCCGCTGCTGCCCGAGGACGCGCGCGTCTTCGTGCTGTCGGGCCATATGGAGGGCGAGGATCTGGCCGGGCTGATTCCGCTGCTGAACAGTCCCGAGCAATTCTTCCGCGACCGGGCGCTGCGGCCGCGCGGGCCGTTCGGCATCCAGCTTGACAGCGGCATGAACCGGCTGGGCTTCGAGCCCGGCGAATGGGCCGCCGTGCGGGCCGAGGCGCTGGCCGCCGGGCCGCAGCTGGTCATGTCGCATCTGGCCTGCGCCGACGAGCCGGACCATCCGGCCAATGCCCAGCAGCTTGCCGCCTTCCGGGCGATGACCGAGGGCGTGACCGCGCCGCGCTCGCTGGCGGCGACCGGCGGCATCCTGCTGGGGCCGGATTATCATTTCGATCTGGTGCGCCCCGGCATCGGCCTTTACGGCGGCGAGCCCTTCGCCGAGGCCCGGCCGGTGGTGACGCTGTCGCTGCCGGTGATCCAGACGCGCGAGGTGAAGCCCGGCGAATCCGTGGGCTACGGCTACAGCTGGACCGCCGGGCGTCCGGCCCGCGTCGCCACCGTGGCGGCGGGCTATGCCGACGGTCTGGCGCGGGCGCTGGCGCGCGAGGGCCGGCTGCGCCTCTGGGCGGGCGGACGGGCCTGCCCGGTGATCGGCCGCATCTCGATGGACCTGATCACCGTGGATGTGACCGATCTGCCCGACGTTCCCCCGGCGCTGGAGATCCTGAACGCCCGGCAGGGGGTCGACGACCTGGCGGCGCTGGCCGGCACCATCGGCTACGAGATCCTGACCTTGCTGGGCCGGCGCTACGAGCGTCGCTGGCTGTGA
- a CDS encoding ABC transporter permease: MNPVRLIGRAAIGLTRATGRVTLFAGRGLARLGQHPSELARQILHIGWLSLPVVGLTALFTGAALALQIHSGGQRFQAGDVVPAIVAIGMARELGPVLGGLMVAARVASAIAAELGTMRVTEQIDALVTLSTDPVGWLVSPRLWAAILCLPVLVGVGDVIGIMGGWLIGVQALGFNSATYLSNSWAYLESWDVVSGLLKGTVFGLIVALSGCWFGMTAGGGAAGVGRATTNAVVAASVGILAANFALTGLFF; the protein is encoded by the coding sequence GTGAACCCGGTCCGGCTGATCGGGCGGGCGGCCATCGGCCTGACCCGCGCGACCGGGCGGGTGACGCTGTTCGCCGGCCGTGGCCTGGCGCGGCTGGGTCAGCACCCTTCGGAACTGGCGCGGCAGATCCTGCATATCGGCTGGCTGTCCTTGCCGGTGGTGGGGCTGACGGCGCTGTTCACCGGGGCGGCGCTGGCCTTGCAGATCCATTCCGGCGGCCAGCGCTTCCAGGCCGGCGACGTGGTGCCGGCCATCGTCGCCATCGGCATGGCGCGCGAGCTTGGCCCGGTGCTGGGCGGGCTGATGGTCGCCGCCCGCGTCGCCTCGGCCATCGCAGCCGAGCTTGGCACCATGCGCGTGACCGAGCAGATCGACGCCCTGGTGACGCTTTCGACCGATCCGGTCGGTTGGCTGGTCTCGCCCCGGCTTTGGGCGGCGATCCTGTGCCTGCCGGTGCTGGTGGGCGTGGGCGACGTGATCGGCATCATGGGCGGCTGGCTGATCGGCGTGCAGGCGCTGGGATTCAATTCGGCCACCTACCTGTCGAATTCCTGGGCCTATCTGGAAAGCTGGGACGTGGTCTCGGGCCTGCTCAAGGGCACGGTCTTCGGCCTGATCGTGGCGCTGTCGGGCTGCTGGTTCGGCATGACCGCCGGCGGCGGCGCGGCCGGGGTGGGGCGGGCGACGACCAATGCCGTGGTCGCGGCCTCGGTCGGCATCCTGGCCGCCAATTTCGCCCTGACCGGGCTGTTCTTCTGA
- a CDS encoding ATP-binding cassette domain-containing protein, with protein sequence MLAVRGLSKSFGAKPVLDGVDLDLAEGESLVVIGGSGTGKSVLLRCILGLETPDAGTILWQGRPLAGQRRAFMDHFGMLFQNAALFDSLPIWRNVAFRLLRSMPKTRARAIAVEKLARVGLGPEVADLYPAELSGGMRKRAGLARAIAADPRVIFFDEPTTGLDPIRAAAINALIRGIVDETGATAITITHDMSSVRAIADRVALLDRGRLRWQGPVAGMDAAEDDYLRDFIAGRARPMARGPGA encoded by the coding sequence ATGCTGGCGGTGCGCGGCCTGTCCAAGAGTTTCGGCGCCAAGCCGGTGCTCGATGGCGTCGACCTGGACCTGGCCGAGGGCGAGAGCCTGGTGGTGATCGGCGGCTCGGGCACCGGCAAGTCGGTGCTTTTGCGCTGCATCCTAGGGCTCGAGACGCCGGATGCCGGCACGATCCTGTGGCAGGGCCGGCCGCTGGCCGGGCAGCGGCGCGCCTTCATGGATCATTTCGGCATGCTGTTCCAGAACGCGGCGCTGTTCGACAGCCTGCCGATCTGGCGCAATGTCGCCTTTCGCCTGCTGCGGTCGATGCCGAAGACCCGCGCCCGCGCCATCGCCGTCGAAAAGCTGGCCCGCGTCGGCCTTGGCCCCGAGGTGGCGGATCTTTACCCGGCGGAACTCTCGGGCGGGATGCGCAAGCGCGCCGGCCTGGCCCGCGCCATCGCCGCCGACCCGCGGGTGATCTTCTTCGACGAGCCGACGACCGGGCTGGACCCGATCCGCGCCGCGGCGATCAACGCGCTGATCCGCGGCATCGTGGACGAGACCGGCGCCACCGCCATCACCATCACCCATGACATGTCATCGGTGCGCGCCATCGCCGACCGGGTGGCGCTGCTGGATCGCGGGCGGCTGCGCTGGCAGGGGCCGGTGGCCGGGATGGACGCGGCCGAGGACGACTATCTGCGCGATTTCATCGCCGGCCGCGCCCGGCCCATGGCGCGCGGGCCCGGCGCATGA
- a CDS encoding PhoH family protein — translation MGLTPTPPETATPGETLLEFHDNRLLIDLCGPHDRHLARIEEALKVHILRRGNLLSVVGPVDAQAEAAQVLRALYARLEQGRPVEMAEVEAALRMGAETVADGPSPAEQLEMFQTGPIELRTRKKTVEPRTEAQKDYVRALFANELAFGIGPAGTGKTYLAVAVGVTMLIGGHVDKIILSRPAVEAGERLGFLPGDMKEKVDPYMQPLYDALNDFLPSKQMQKLMEEKRIEIAPLAFMRGRTLANAFVVLDEAQNATTMQMKMFLTRLGEGSRMVITGDRTQIDLPRGVHSGLTDAEKILKDIKGISFSYFTAKDVVRHHLVARIIEAYDSEAEAALARGEVFDERGQRIPRREPRLASGGPGDA, via the coding sequence TTGGGTCTGACCCCCACGCCCCCCGAGACCGCGACCCCCGGCGAAACCCTGCTGGAATTCCATGACAACAGGCTGCTGATCGACCTTTGCGGCCCGCATGACCGTCACCTCGCCCGGATCGAGGAGGCGCTGAAGGTGCATATCCTGCGACGCGGCAACCTGTTGTCGGTCGTCGGCCCGGTCGATGCCCAGGCCGAGGCGGCGCAGGTGCTGCGCGCGCTTTACGCCAGGCTGGAACAGGGCCGCCCGGTCGAGATGGCCGAGGTCGAGGCGGCGCTGCGCATGGGCGCCGAGACGGTGGCCGACGGCCCCAGCCCGGCCGAGCAGCTGGAAATGTTCCAGACCGGCCCGATCGAGCTGCGCACCCGCAAGAAGACCGTCGAGCCGCGCACCGAGGCGCAAAAGGATTATGTCCGGGCGCTGTTCGCCAACGAACTGGCCTTCGGCATCGGCCCGGCCGGCACCGGCAAGACCTATCTGGCGGTGGCGGTGGGCGTCACCATGCTGATCGGCGGCCATGTCGACAAGATCATCCTGTCGCGCCCGGCCGTCGAGGCCGGCGAGCGGTTGGGCTTCCTGCCCGGCGACATGAAGGAGAAGGTCGATCCTTACATGCAGCCGCTCTACGACGCGCTGAACGACTTCCTGCCCAGCAAGCAGATGCAGAAGCTGATGGAGGAAAAGCGCATCGAGATCGCGCCTCTGGCCTTCATGCGCGGCCGCACCCTGGCCAATGCCTTCGTGGTACTGGACGAGGCGCAGAACGCCACCACCATGCAGATGAAGATGTTCCTGACCCGTCTGGGCGAAGGCTCGCGCATGGTCATCACCGGCGACCGCACCCAGATCGACCTGCCGCGCGGCGTGCATTCCGGCCTGACCGACGCCGAGAAGATCCTCAAGGACATCAAGGGCATCAGCTTCAGCTACTTCACCGCCAAGGACGTGGTGCGCCACCATCTGGTCGCCCGCATCATCGAGGCTTACGATTCCGAGGCCGAAGCGGCGCTGGCGCGCGGCGAAGTCTTCGACGAGCGCGGCCAGCGCATCCCGCGCCGCGAGCCGCGGCTGGCAAGCGGGGGGCCGGGCGATGCCTGA
- the ybeY gene encoding rRNA maturation RNase YbeY, with protein MPDSRGAAEEALEIVDIVLEDDRWEDAGLPAMAERAARAVGEWLDLGEFQVVVMGCDDDRIATLNAEFRGKPKPTNVLSWPAVEFDPRPPGTRPDLPGIEELGDIAISYDTCQREAEAQGKPFADHATHLLVHAILHLAGYDHIDDQDAETMEDAERSILGKLGIPDPYLEHET; from the coding sequence ATGCCTGACAGCCGGGGCGCCGCCGAGGAGGCGCTGGAGATCGTCGATATCGTGCTGGAGGATGACCGCTGGGAGGATGCGGGCCTGCCCGCCATGGCCGAGCGCGCCGCCCGCGCCGTGGGCGAATGGCTGGACCTGGGCGAGTTCCAGGTGGTGGTCATGGGCTGCGACGATGATCGGATCGCGACACTGAACGCCGAGTTCCGCGGCAAGCCCAAGCCGACCAACGTGCTAAGCTGGCCGGCGGTGGAATTCGACCCCCGGCCGCCGGGCACGCGTCCGGACCTGCCGGGCATCGAGGAACTGGGCGACATCGCCATCTCCTACGACACCTGCCAGCGCGAGGCCGAGGCGCAGGGCAAGCCCTTTGCCGACCACGCCACGCATCTTCTGGTCCATGCCATTCTGCATCTGGCAGGCTATGACCATATAGACGACCAGGACGCAGAAACCATGGAGGATGCCGAGCGTTCGATCCTTGGCAAGCTGGGCATCCCCGACCCCTATCTGGAACATGAGACATGA
- a CDS encoding hemolysin family protein: protein MSNDRSPDTPVSADPASWADGIGGDGRDLPLSRGFLGRILGAFAAGDEADTAAERQEKAPAMAPAGVPGMVNLRRMRVDDVAIPKAEIAAAPVNATLPELVEMFREHGFSRIPVFRGTLDSPLGLIHLKDLALKYGFGAQVPVKFALRPMLRPLLYVPPSMPIGVLLQQMQQKRTHMALVIDEYGGVDGLVTIEDLIEQVIGEIEDEHDEIEGGLCIAEKPGQWLIQARAPLEDVEAETGLRLASDEEEDEIDTLGGLIFMLTGRVPVRGEVIPHESGAEFEIVDADPRRIKRVRLRLTRATATPLPGAAD from the coding sequence ATGAGTAACGACCGAAGTCCCGACACGCCGGTTTCCGCCGACCCCGCCTCATGGGCGGATGGCATAGGCGGGGACGGGCGTGACCTGCCGCTATCGCGCGGCTTTCTCGGGCGCATCCTGGGCGCCTTTGCCGCCGGGGACGAGGCCGATACCGCCGCCGAGCGCCAGGAAAAGGCCCCGGCCATGGCGCCGGCCGGGGTTCCGGGCATGGTCAATCTGCGCCGGATGCGGGTCGATGACGTGGCCATCCCCAAGGCCGAAATCGCCGCCGCCCCGGTGAACGCCACCCTGCCCGAACTGGTCGAGATGTTCCGCGAGCATGGCTTTTCCCGCATCCCGGTGTTCCGTGGCACGCTGGACAGTCCGTTGGGGCTGATCCATCTGAAGGATCTGGCGCTGAAATACGGCTTCGGCGCCCAGGTTCCGGTGAAGTTCGCGCTGCGCCCGATGCTGCGGCCGCTGCTTTACGTCCCGCCCTCGATGCCCATCGGCGTGCTGCTGCAGCAGATGCAGCAGAAACGCACCCATATGGCGCTGGTGATCGACGAATATGGCGGCGTGGACGGGCTGGTGACCATCGAAGACCTGATCGAGCAGGTCATCGGTGAGATCGAGGACGAGCATGACGAGATCGAGGGCGGGCTCTGCATCGCCGAAAAGCCCGGCCAATGGTTGATCCAGGCCCGCGCCCCGCTGGAGGATGTCGAGGCCGAGACCGGCCTGCGCCTTGCCTCGGACGAGGAGGAGGACGAGATCGACACGCTGGGCGGGCTGATCTTCATGCTGACCGGCCGGGTGCCGGTGCGCGGCGAGGTGATCCCGCATGAAAGCGGCGCCGAGTTCGAAATCGTCGACGCCGATCCGCGCCGCATCAAGCGCGTGCGGCTGCGGCTGACGCGGGCGACGGCCACGCCGCTGCCGGGGGCCGCGGATTAA
- a CDS encoding GNAT family N-acetyltransferase, with the protein MSCACGHNHNHAPPIARGGEKIRLEQPLVSLSGRLICKDAAQMLLALDLLTEHVELSRAEPGNLRFDLAQADDPLVWELNELYADDTAFQAHRDRLRDSRWGRESHGIERDFTRAEPAPRIRAEGSHDRAAIAALLTRAFDGETEARLVEALRAEDSLALSLVAEAEGTVIGHVALSPLQAETPALALAPLAVHPAVQSRGIGEALVRAALAAFDDHAIVVLGDPGYYGRFGFTPAELDSPYAGPHLMALGPQLPAGSRIAHAPAFAAL; encoded by the coding sequence ATGAGTTGCGCCTGCGGACATAACCACAATCACGCCCCCCCGATCGCCCGGGGCGGCGAGAAGATCCGGCTGGAACAGCCGCTGGTCTCGCTTTCCGGCCGGTTGATCTGCAAGGACGCCGCGCAGATGCTTCTGGCCCTGGACCTGCTGACCGAACATGTCGAGCTGAGCCGGGCCGAACCCGGCAATCTGCGCTTCGACCTTGCCCAGGCCGACGATCCGCTGGTCTGGGAGTTGAACGAGCTATATGCCGACGATACCGCGTTTCAGGCGCATCGCGACCGGCTGCGCGACAGCCGCTGGGGGCGGGAAAGCCACGGCATCGAACGCGACTTCACCCGCGCCGAGCCCGCGCCCCGCATTCGCGCCGAGGGGTCACATGACCGCGCCGCCATCGCCGCGCTGCTGACCCGCGCCTTCGACGGCGAGACCGAAGCGCGCCTGGTCGAGGCGCTGCGGGCCGAGGACAGCCTTGCCCTGTCGCTGGTCGCCGAGGCGGAAGGCACCGTCATCGGCCATGTCGCCCTGTCGCCGCTTCAGGCCGAAACGCCGGCCTTGGCGCTGGCGCCGCTGGCCGTGCATCCCGCCGTGCAATCGCGCGGGATCGGCGAGGCGCTGGTCCGGGCCGCGCTTGCCGCATTCGACGACCATGCCATCGTCGTCCTGGGCGATCCGGGCTATTACGGCCGCTTCGGCTTCACGCCGGCCGAACTGGATTCGCCCTATGCCGGGCCGCATCTGATGGCGCTGGGGCCGCAGCTGCCCGCCGGCAGCCGCATCGCCCATGCCCCGGCCTTCGCCGCGCTTTAA
- a CDS encoding EamA family transporter — protein MTKTSDVFLTATAPAVWGSTYIVATELLPDMSPLAVAAIRALPAGVLLLLVVRQLPAGIWLLRSFVLGALNFSIFWALLFVAAYRLPGGIAATVGAVQPLIVIFVAAAILGTRIRPLAITAAVAGIAGVALLVLRSEAALDPMGIAAAVAGAFSMAFGTVLTRKWQPPVSALTLTAWQLSAGGLLLMPVVLLTAPPMPAFTMANAIGSAYLVVFTALTYVLWFRGVARLDTTAVSSLGFLSPLTAILLGWAVLGQALASLQFIGAVIVLVSIWISQRSARRSLAKTSSGSRSPKLAD, from the coding sequence ATGACAAAGACTTCGGATGTTTTCCTGACCGCAACTGCGCCGGCCGTGTGGGGCAGTACCTACATCGTGGCGACAGAACTGCTGCCAGACATGTCTCCGCTGGCGGTCGCTGCGATCCGCGCATTGCCTGCAGGGGTGCTGCTTCTTCTTGTCGTGCGGCAATTGCCAGCCGGAATCTGGCTTTTGCGTTCATTCGTCCTTGGCGCGCTCAACTTTTCAATCTTCTGGGCTCTGCTCTTTGTCGCAGCCTATCGCTTGCCTGGGGGAATCGCCGCGACAGTCGGGGCGGTTCAGCCGCTGATCGTGATCTTCGTCGCCGCCGCCATATTGGGCACGCGGATAAGGCCTCTCGCGATAACAGCGGCCGTCGCCGGCATTGCCGGCGTCGCACTCCTTGTACTGCGCAGCGAAGCGGCTCTCGACCCGATGGGAATTGCCGCGGCGGTCGCCGGTGCCTTCTCCATGGCTTTCGGAACCGTCCTCACGCGCAAATGGCAACCGCCGGTCTCGGCGCTGACACTCACCGCATGGCAGCTTTCGGCGGGCGGCTTGTTGCTGATGCCGGTGGTGCTGCTGACGGCCCCGCCGATGCCGGCTTTCACGATGGCCAATGCGATTGGAAGCGCCTATCTCGTGGTCTTCACCGCGCTCACCTACGTCCTGTGGTTTCGCGGCGTTGCAAGACTCGACACGACCGCTGTGTCGTCTCTGGGCTTCCTGAGCCCGCTTACCGCCATACTGCTCGGCTGGGCGGTTCTTGGCCAGGCCTTGGCCTCGCTGCAATTCATCGGCGCGGTGATCGTCTTGGTCAGCATATGGATAAGTCAACGAAGCGCGCGCCGGTCTTTGGCAAAGACCAGCTCGGGCAGCAGATCGCCCAAGCTCGCTGATTGA
- a CDS encoding nitroreductase family protein — MNDAVIAAITRRVSAGRFAPDGNVSDKQIHDLAELATRAPTAYNLQNWRMIAVRSAAAKARLKAVAFGQAKIEESAVTFIICGQAPSHRELGERLLPAVEAGFLPSSVVENWIAAVKQSYDGNAMMQRDEAIRSATLGAAFLIFAAEAYGLASCHGRIRRRTVGARLHARGRGDPVALGRHRTRHPGELAPETAHARRALRHHCLGVWPRVQP, encoded by the coding sequence ATGAACGACGCCGTCATCGCCGCCATCACCCGTCGCGTTTCCGCTGGTCGCTTCGCCCCGGACGGCAACGTCTCCGACAAGCAGATCCACGACCTTGCGGAACTCGCGACCCGCGCGCCTACTGCCTACAACCTGCAGAACTGGCGGATGATCGCGGTCCGGTCGGCCGCGGCGAAAGCACGGCTGAAGGCGGTGGCGTTCGGTCAGGCCAAGATTGAGGAATCCGCCGTAACCTTCATCATCTGTGGGCAGGCCCCGTCGCATCGGGAACTTGGCGAGCGTTTGCTGCCTGCCGTCGAAGCCGGTTTCCTGCCGTCATCCGTCGTCGAAAACTGGATCGCAGCGGTCAAACAATCCTATGACGGCAATGCCATGATGCAGCGCGATGAAGCGATCCGCTCGGCGACACTTGGCGCGGCCTTTCTGATCTTTGCGGCTGAAGCATACGGCCTCGCCTCATGCCATGGGAGGATTCGACGCCGAACGGTTGGCGCGCGCCTTCATGCTCGAGGAAGGGGAGACCCCGTTGCTCTTGGTCGCCATCGGACACGGCACCCGGGAGAACTAGCCCCAGAAACCGCGCATGCCCGTCGCGCGCTTCGTCACCACTGTTTAGGCGTATGGCCAAGGGTCCAGCCATGA
- a CDS encoding LysR family transcriptional regulator — MDHMVALHVFRAVVEHASFAEAARRMGLSPAAVSKNVRELEEHLKIRLINRTTRSMSLTEAGQRYFEQVARILDDLAEADQSLGPLQRKPSGLLRVSAPLTFTLTRLSAGIIGFLREYPDLVLDLQLDDRRVDVVKEGFDLAIRGSDRLEDSSLVARKLMTLHHVVCASPDYFERHGKPLVPQDLKAHDPTFPKWPAA; from the coding sequence ATGGATCACATGGTTGCCCTGCACGTGTTCCGCGCCGTCGTGGAACATGCTTCCTTCGCCGAGGCCGCCCGTCGCATGGGCTTGTCCCCGGCGGCCGTCAGCAAGAATGTCAGGGAGCTGGAAGAACACCTGAAGATCAGGCTCATCAACCGCACCACGCGCAGCATGAGCCTAACCGAGGCCGGTCAGCGGTATTTCGAGCAGGTCGCGCGTATTCTCGACGACCTCGCCGAAGCGGACCAATCGCTTGGGCCGCTGCAGCGCAAGCCCAGCGGATTGCTTCGCGTCAGCGCACCGCTGACGTTCACTCTCACTCGGCTCTCGGCAGGGATCATAGGCTTCCTGAGGGAATACCCCGATCTCGTTCTGGATCTTCAACTCGACGATCGGCGCGTCGATGTCGTGAAGGAGGGGTTCGATCTGGCCATTCGCGGCAGCGATCGTCTTGAGGATTCCAGCCTTGTCGCCAGGAAACTCATGACACTCCATCACGTCGTCTGCGCATCGCCCGATTACTTCGAGCGCCACGGCAAGCCGCTTGTGCCGCAGGATTTGAAAGCACATGACCCGACATTCCCCAAGTGGCCTGCCGCTTGA